One Jeotgalibaca porci genomic region harbors:
- the cysS gene encoding cysteine--tRNA ligase, which translates to MMKIYNTLTRTKETFKPLEPGKVKMYVCGPTVYNYIHVGNSRSTVAFDTIRRYLEYRGYDVNYVSNFTDVDDKIIRTAKEMKITPVEVAEKFIAAFAEDTQALEVKEATVHPRVMDNIPEIVAFIEVLVEKGFAYESHGDVYYRTEKFEKYGQLSDQSIKDLRVGASERIDEEENRKKESPIDFALWKAAKTDEISWDSPWGPGRPGWHIECSVMATKYLGDTIDIHGGGHDLTFPHHENEIAQSEAKTGHPFANYWMHNGFVTMGESEEKMSKSLGNFVMVHDILKEVDAQVLRFLLASSHYRRPIKFSERALEEARINLDKIRVAYKNARYRLENAEAILSTDQADIAVFMELEANFVKEMDDDFQADNALSVIYHFVKELNMYSERETVSQGVLDQALEVLEQMMLVFGITLQAEGMLDDDIQTLIDERIQARKDKDFARSDEIRDYLKEQGIILDDTPQGTRWRRA; encoded by the coding sequence ATGATGAAAATTTATAATACATTGACTCGGACAAAAGAAACATTTAAGCCACTGGAACCAGGAAAGGTGAAGATGTATGTCTGTGGGCCTACTGTCTACAATTATATCCATGTCGGTAATTCACGCAGTACAGTGGCGTTCGACACAATCCGCCGTTATTTGGAGTATCGTGGGTATGATGTGAACTATGTTTCTAACTTTACCGATGTTGATGATAAAATCATCCGGACTGCTAAAGAAATGAAGATTACGCCAGTCGAAGTCGCAGAGAAATTTATTGCGGCTTTCGCTGAAGATACACAGGCATTAGAAGTAAAGGAAGCAACGGTTCATCCACGCGTGATGGATAATATCCCTGAGATTGTTGCGTTTATTGAAGTTCTGGTTGAAAAGGGCTTTGCCTATGAATCACACGGAGATGTGTATTACCGTACTGAAAAGTTTGAAAAATACGGACAATTGAGTGATCAGTCCATCAAAGACTTACGTGTGGGTGCAAGTGAGCGAATCGACGAAGAAGAAAATCGGAAGAAAGAAAGCCCGATTGATTTCGCTTTATGGAAAGCAGCGAAGACGGATGAGATTTCTTGGGATTCTCCGTGGGGACCGGGACGTCCGGGCTGGCACATTGAGTGCTCGGTTATGGCGACGAAATACTTGGGAGACACAATCGATATTCACGGTGGCGGGCATGACCTGACTTTCCCTCACCATGAAAATGAAATCGCACAAAGTGAAGCAAAGACCGGCCATCCATTTGCGAATTATTGGATGCATAACGGCTTTGTCACAATGGGCGAATCAGAAGAAAAGATGAGTAAATCACTGGGTAACTTTGTAATGGTCCATGATATTTTGAAAGAAGTAGATGCGCAAGTATTGCGTTTCCTATTGGCTTCTTCTCACTATCGCCGTCCAATCAAATTCAGTGAACGCGCATTAGAAGAAGCACGGATCAACTTAGATAAGATTCGTGTGGCATATAAAAATGCACGTTACCGTTTGGAAAATGCGGAAGCAATCCTTTCAACTGACCAAGCAGATATTGCAGTGTTTATGGAACTAGAAGCCAATTTCGTTAAGGAAATGGACGACGACTTCCAAGCAGACAATGCTTTGAGTGTTATTTATCACTTCGTAAAAGAATTAAACATGTATTCTGAACGAGAAACAGTATCGCAGGGAGTTTTAGACCAAGCGCTAGAAGTACTGGAACAAATGATGCTAGTCTTTGGTATCACGTTGCAAGCTGAAGGTATGCTGGATGACGATATCCAAACGTTAATCGACGAACGGATTCAAGCGCGTAAAGATAAAGACTTTGCCCGCAGTGACGAAATCCGTGACTATTTGAAAGAACAAGGCATCATCTTGGATGATACGCCGCAAGGAACAAGGTGGAGACGCGCATGA
- the gltX gene encoding glutamate--tRNA ligase — protein MAKKIRVRYAPSPTGHLHIGNARTALFNYLFARHNDGDFIIRIEDTDQKRNIERGEESQLENLEWLGMDWDEGPDKPGKYGPYRQSERKDIYDSYIEQLLIANRAYHCYCTEDELEEEREQQRARGEMPHYGGRCAHLSAAEKAEKEASGIVPTIRFRVEKDNTYTFNDIVKGEINFEASSVGGDFIIRKRDGFPTYNFAVVVDDHLMGITHVLRGDDHIANTPKQMMIYEAFDWEYPEFGHMTLIINSETGKKLSKRDESILQFIEQYKELGYLPEAMFNFITLLGWSPVGEEEIFNQEELIKMFDPARLSKSPAAFDAKKLEWVNNTYMKESELDAIVPLATKHLAAAGKIDENPDEATQEWVKTLISLYHDQMSYAAEIVELSELFFTETLELDEAEKEILSGETVPTVLAAFKEQLKVIEPFEEATIKAAIKAVQKETGVKGKNLFMPIRVAISGEMHGPELGKTIELLGREKSISHLDTVMASL, from the coding sequence ATGGCTAAAAAAATTCGGGTACGTTACGCACCAAGTCCAACGGGACATTTGCATATAGGAAATGCACGTACAGCCCTCTTCAACTATTTATTCGCACGTCACAATGACGGAGATTTTATTATTCGTATTGAGGATACAGACCAAAAACGAAATATCGAACGTGGTGAAGAAAGCCAACTGGAGAACTTAGAATGGTTGGGCATGGACTGGGACGAAGGTCCGGACAAGCCAGGCAAATATGGTCCTTATCGTCAATCAGAACGTAAAGATATTTACGACAGCTATATTGAACAATTGTTAATCGCGAATCGCGCGTACCACTGTTACTGTACAGAAGATGAATTGGAAGAAGAACGTGAACAACAACGTGCACGTGGCGAAATGCCGCATTATGGCGGACGTTGTGCGCACCTTTCAGCAGCTGAGAAAGCTGAAAAAGAAGCATCCGGCATTGTTCCAACAATCCGTTTCCGCGTTGAAAAAGATAACACATATACCTTCAACGATATCGTTAAAGGCGAAATCAACTTTGAAGCAAGCAGCGTCGGTGGTGACTTCATCATTCGTAAACGTGATGGCTTCCCAACGTATAACTTTGCAGTTGTAGTGGATGACCACTTGATGGGCATTACGCACGTTTTACGTGGTGATGATCATATTGCAAATACACCAAAACAAATGATGATCTATGAAGCATTCGATTGGGAATACCCAGAATTCGGTCATATGACTTTAATCATCAACAGTGAAACAGGTAAGAAACTAAGTAAACGTGATGAGTCGATTCTACAATTTATCGAACAATACAAAGAGCTCGGTTACTTACCAGAAGCTATGTTTAACTTCATTACATTGTTAGGTTGGTCCCCAGTTGGTGAAGAAGAAATCTTTAACCAAGAGGAACTGATCAAGATGTTTGATCCGGCTCGCTTGAGCAAATCTCCCGCTGCATTCGATGCGAAAAAACTAGAGTGGGTAAACAACACATACATGAAAGAATCAGAATTGGATGCAATCGTTCCACTTGCTACAAAACACTTGGCAGCTGCTGGTAAGATTGATGAAAATCCAGACGAAGCAACACAAGAATGGGTTAAAACATTGATTTCTCTGTACCATGACCAAATGAGTTATGCGGCAGAAATTGTGGAATTATCCGAATTATTCTTTACTGAAACATTGGAACTGGACGAAGCGGAGAAAGAAATTCTTTCTGGCGAAACAGTCCCAACAGTACTAGCGGCATTCAAAGAACAACTTAAAGTGATTGAACCATTTGAAGAAGCAACAATCAAAGCAGCAATTAAAGCTGTTCAAAAAGAAACAGGCGTGAAAGGCAAAAATCTATTTATGCCTATCCGCGTCGCTATCAGTGGCGAGATGCATGGACCAGAACTTGGTAAAACAATCGAGTTATTGGGCCGCGAAAAGAGCATTAGTCATTTAGATACAGTGATGGCAAGTCTATAA
- a CDS encoding alpha-amylase, with translation MVENGLMMQYFEWDLPNDGQLWNNLKDDAKHLKELGVTAVWLPPAYKGTSQDDVGYGIYDLYDLGEFDQKGTVRTKYGTKEEYKQAIDALHGQGLFVYADVVLNHKAGADGKERFMAFEVNPDNRQEKLTEPYEIEGWTRFNFEGRGDTYSKFKWNWRHFSGTDFNAENDKEAIYMIQGLEKGWSDDETVDNEYGNYDYLMFADIDYENEEVVQEVLNWADWYIEETGVDGFRLDAIKHINYHFVKNLVKSVREKDRPDFFVVGEYWKSDYETIADYLEETDFSLDLFDVSLHYNFHAASNQGRDYDMRDLFTDTLVSKNPTHAVTFVDNHDSQPGQSLESFVADWFKPLAYSFILLRAEGFPCLFYGDYYGIQGENPIPGKAEDYLDALLYLRCNHAYGAQHDYFDHEMCVGWTREGDEQHPYGMAVLMSNGDDCEKVMHVGKQYVGITFADYLGNCEEKITIDEEGNATFLVNGGSVSAWVQDGVTPEEAFHENGE, from the coding sequence ATGGTTGAAAATGGATTAATGATGCAATACTTTGAATGGGATTTGCCGAATGATGGCCAGCTGTGGAATAACCTGAAAGATGATGCAAAACACTTAAAAGAATTAGGTGTGACAGCTGTTTGGTTGCCGCCAGCTTACAAAGGAACGAGTCAAGATGATGTGGGTTATGGTATTTATGATTTATATGACTTAGGTGAATTTGATCAAAAAGGAACAGTCCGTACCAAGTATGGAACGAAAGAAGAATACAAACAAGCGATAGACGCGCTGCATGGACAAGGTTTATTTGTTTACGCCGACGTGGTTTTGAACCACAAAGCAGGTGCGGATGGAAAAGAACGCTTTATGGCTTTTGAAGTAAACCCGGATAACCGGCAAGAAAAACTAACCGAACCGTATGAAATAGAAGGTTGGACGCGATTCAACTTTGAGGGACGGGGCGATACGTATTCTAAATTTAAATGGAATTGGCGCCACTTCTCCGGAACAGACTTCAATGCGGAAAACGATAAAGAAGCGATTTACATGATTCAAGGTCTTGAAAAAGGCTGGAGTGACGATGAGACGGTCGATAACGAGTACGGTAACTACGACTACTTGATGTTTGCGGATATCGATTATGAGAATGAGGAAGTTGTCCAAGAAGTCTTAAATTGGGCGGACTGGTACATCGAAGAAACGGGTGTGGATGGTTTCCGTTTAGATGCGATCAAACATATTAACTATCATTTCGTAAAAAATCTGGTTAAATCTGTCCGTGAAAAAGACCGTCCTGACTTTTTTGTAGTCGGGGAATATTGGAAATCGGATTATGAAACGATTGCGGACTATTTAGAAGAAACGGATTTTTCGTTGGACTTGTTTGATGTGTCCTTGCACTATAATTTCCATGCGGCGTCCAACCAAGGCAGAGACTACGATATGCGTGACTTATTCACGGATACGCTTGTTTCTAAAAATCCAACACACGCTGTAACATTCGTGGATAATCACGATTCACAACCGGGACAATCACTGGAGTCATTTGTGGCTGATTGGTTCAAGCCACTTGCGTACAGTTTTATTTTACTGCGTGCAGAAGGTTTCCCTTGCTTGTTCTATGGTGATTACTATGGTATTCAAGGTGAAAATCCAATTCCAGGAAAAGCCGAAGACTACTTAGATGCACTTTTGTATTTGCGTTGTAACCATGCTTATGGTGCACAGCATGATTACTTTGATCATGAAATGTGTGTGGGCTGGACGCGTGAAGGGGACGAGCAACACCCATATGGCATGGCTGTTTTAATGTCCAATGGCGATGACTGTGAAAAAGTAATGCATGTCGGGAAACAGTACGTCGGCATTACATTTGCGGATTATTTGGGTAATTGTGAAGAGAAAATTACGATTGATGAAGAAGGAAATGCGACTTTCTTGGTAAATGGTGGATCGGTTTCTGCCTGGGTACAAGATGGCGTCACGCCGGAAGAAGCATTCCACGAAAATGGTGAATAA
- a CDS encoding DUF6612 family protein, with protein sequence MNIKRLLFVILPSAVILSACQRAFATDIQSEVTLTAAENIENYHQVITIETETLTEENTIESTYAITEATIFPDEALAYGQRITKGGSRDAYKTSIYASNDGAFQKENSEEWIASATPDPLFSSISVYPYETFTALVALFESKGTVVSSDDTYTVTYSGYDETLNRELSALVQQFPISGTKYDVTITLDKETGFITVIQLQSHTGSTAGKRAITQNLTAQFSKYNINTPTNKPN encoded by the coding sequence TTGAATATAAAACGTTTATTATTTGTTATTCTACCGTCTGCAGTCATTCTATCAGCTTGTCAACGTGCTTTTGCGACGGATATACAATCTGAAGTGACTCTGACTGCGGCAGAGAACATTGAAAATTACCATCAAGTTATTACCATCGAAACTGAAACGCTAACCGAAGAAAACACAATTGAAAGCACCTATGCAATTACGGAAGCAACGATTTTTCCGGATGAAGCACTTGCTTACGGCCAAAGAATCACTAAAGGTGGAAGCCGTGACGCATACAAAACGTCTATCTATGCTTCAAATGATGGAGCCTTCCAAAAGGAAAATAGTGAAGAATGGATTGCTTCGGCAACACCTGATCCCCTGTTCTCAAGTATTTCCGTTTATCCGTACGAAACATTCACGGCACTTGTCGCGTTATTCGAGAGTAAAGGAACGGTCGTCTCATCGGACGATACCTATACCGTTACGTACTCGGGATACGATGAAACGTTGAACAGAGAACTTTCTGCGCTCGTCCAGCAATTTCCGATAAGCGGAACGAAGTATGATGTGACGATTACCTTAGATAAGGAAACAGGTTTTATTACAGTCATTCAACTTCAATCACACACCGGTTCAACAGCTGGCAAACGCGCTATTACACAGAA
- a CDS encoding ABC transporter ATP-binding protein has protein sequence MVNIELNQIHKKYDNAENYSVTDFNLHIEDREFIVFVGPSGCGKSTTLRMIAGLEDITEGELKIGETVMNDVAPKDRDIAMVFQNYALYPHMTVFDNMAFGLKLRKYKKEDIKQRVDNAADILGLTEYLDRKPAALSGGQRQRVALGRAIVRDAKVFLMDEPLSNLDAKLRVAMRAEIAKLHRRLNTTTIYVTHDQTEAMTMADRIVIMKDGFVQQIGSPKEVYDTPVNLFVAGFIGSPAMNFFNVTLNDGVISDGKGLELRIPEGKRKVLEAKGYNNKDVIFGIRPEDIQSEQVVIDANPESTVKATVNVSELLGAETMLYSEVGNTEFISRVDARDYHEPGSVIDLAFNMNKIHFFDKQTEEIITIP, from the coding sequence ATGGTAAATATCGAACTAAACCAAATCCATAAAAAATATGATAATGCTGAAAATTATTCAGTAACTGACTTTAACTTACATATCGAAGATCGCGAATTTATCGTATTCGTTGGTCCATCTGGTTGTGGTAAATCAACAACTCTACGTATGATCGCAGGTTTGGAAGATATCACAGAAGGTGAATTGAAGATTGGCGAAACAGTGATGAACGACGTGGCTCCTAAAGACCGTGACATCGCGATGGTTTTCCAAAACTACGCTTTGTACCCACATATGACTGTGTTCGACAACATGGCTTTTGGTTTGAAACTGCGTAAATACAAAAAAGAAGATATCAAACAACGTGTAGACAACGCAGCTGATATTTTAGGTTTAACAGAGTACTTAGACCGTAAACCGGCTGCACTTTCTGGTGGTCAACGTCAACGGGTTGCTTTGGGGCGTGCGATTGTACGTGATGCTAAAGTCTTCTTGATGGATGAGCCTTTGTCAAACTTGGATGCGAAATTGCGGGTAGCGATGCGTGCTGAGATTGCGAAGTTACACCGTCGTTTGAATACAACAACTATTTACGTAACGCATGACCAAACAGAAGCGATGACAATGGCTGACCGTATCGTTATTATGAAAGACGGTTTCGTACAACAAATCGGTTCTCCGAAAGAGGTTTATGACACACCTGTAAACTTATTCGTAGCAGGCTTCATCGGATCACCTGCAATGAACTTCTTCAATGTAACATTGAATGACGGTGTTATCTCTGATGGAAAAGGTCTGGAATTAAGAATTCCAGAAGGTAAACGTAAAGTTTTGGAAGCAAAAGGATACAACAATAAAGACGTTATCTTCGGTATTCGTCCAGAAGATATTCAATCTGAACAAGTTGTTATCGACGCAAACCCAGAATCTACTGTAAAAGCAACAGTTAATGTATCTGAACTACTTGGTGCAGAAACAATGCTTTACTCAGAAGTAGGAAATACAGAGTTTATCTCTCGTGTTGACGCGCGTGACTACCACGAACCAGGTTCTGTCATTGACTTAGCCTTCAACATGAACAAGATTCATTTCTTCGATAAACAAACCGAAGAAATTATTACCATCCCTTAA
- a CDS encoding Mini-ribonuclease 3, translated as MSEKDWSLLNGLALAYVGDAAYEVYVRDHLLQKGWTKPNDLHRRATHYVSAKAQAALMHVMLEQPEFLSEEEVTMYKRGRNAKSHTTAKNADVTTYRISTGFEALFGYLHLTKQVARFEELVRWCIQQVEGLEDEPKK; from the coding sequence ATGAGTGAAAAAGATTGGTCATTATTAAATGGTTTGGCACTGGCTTACGTGGGGGATGCTGCTTACGAAGTGTATGTGCGTGATCACCTCTTGCAAAAAGGTTGGACGAAACCAAACGATCTACACCGCCGCGCGACACATTATGTATCAGCAAAAGCACAAGCTGCTTTGATGCATGTCATGCTGGAACAACCAGAATTTTTATCAGAAGAAGAAGTGACCATGTACAAACGGGGTCGGAATGCGAAAAGTCATACGACTGCCAAGAATGCAGATGTCACAACGTACCGTATCTCAACGGGCTTTGAAGCGCTGTTCGGTTATTTGCATTTAACGAAGCAAGTGGCACGTTTTGAAGAGCTTGTCCGTTGGTGTATCCAACAAGTGGAGGGCCTGGAAGATGAACCAAAGAAATAG
- a CDS encoding dCTP deaminase/dUTPase family protein, translating to MRTRGFEIVSTYTEEEINLPKRATKHSAGYDFEASEDTVLPSIWSTFFKHDKNASVKGITPVLVPTGIKAYMQDDEYLQLTNRSSNPLKHFLILPNGVGVVDADYYNNENNEGELFFQLLNYGLRDKVIKKGDRIGQGIFMKFLKVDNEETNEKSRTGGFGSSDKD from the coding sequence ATGAGAACTAGAGGATTTGAAATTGTATCAACATACACAGAAGAAGAAATAAACTTACCGAAACGTGCCACGAAGCATTCAGCAGGCTACGATTTTGAGGCATCGGAAGACACCGTTTTACCGTCAATCTGGAGCACATTCTTCAAGCATGACAAAAATGCATCGGTGAAAGGCATCACACCCGTTTTAGTTCCAACCGGCATTAAGGCATATATGCAAGATGACGAATACTTACAATTAACGAATCGTTCCAGTAATCCATTGAAACACTTTTTAATTTTGCCAAATGGCGTCGGTGTTGTAGATGCTGATTACTATAACAATGAGAACAATGAAGGTGAACTGTTCTTCCAGTTGTTAAATTATGGCCTACGCGACAAAGTGATTAAAAAAGGCGACCGTATCGGACAGGGAATTTTTATGAAATTCTTGAAAGTCGACAATGAAGAAACGAACGAAAAGAGTCGAACAGGTGGCTTTGGATCGTCTGACAAAGATTAA
- the radA gene encoding DNA repair protein RadA has translation MAKKKIKYVCQACGYESAKWLGKCPNCGAWNQMEEEKELAVSEKHQPRVNFSGQTAEAVSIQNIKVEDIPRIATDMEEVNHVLGGGIVPGSMILIGGDPGIGKSTLLLQVSAQINNKNIPVLYVSGEESASQIKLRAERLGVKGADFYIYPETDIDAIAQTIERLKPELVIIDSIQTMVKADNDSTAGSVSQVRESTQALMRIAKTNNISIFIVGHVTKEGNIAGPRMLEHMVDTVLYFEGDRHHTFRILRAVKNRFGSTNEIGVFEMAQGGLREVSNPSEMFLEERLSGASGSAVVASMEGTRPILAEIQCLITPTAFGNARRTSSGLDYNRVSLILAVLEKRAGLLLQNQDAYFKSTGGVRLDEPAIDLAIAVSVASSYYDTETAANECFIGEIGLTGEIRRVNRVEQRVYEAEKLGFKRVYVPKNSLSGWDHPKGIELIGVSTVAETLHKVFPNRR, from the coding sequence ATGGCAAAAAAGAAAATTAAATATGTCTGCCAAGCGTGCGGCTATGAATCAGCAAAATGGCTCGGAAAATGTCCAAATTGCGGTGCGTGGAATCAGATGGAAGAAGAAAAAGAACTAGCTGTTTCTGAGAAGCATCAACCTCGCGTTAACTTTTCCGGTCAGACAGCAGAAGCTGTCTCCATTCAAAATATAAAAGTAGAAGATATTCCGCGTATTGCGACTGACATGGAAGAAGTGAATCATGTTTTAGGTGGCGGTATTGTACCTGGATCCATGATATTAATTGGTGGCGATCCCGGAATTGGGAAGTCGACATTATTACTGCAAGTTTCCGCTCAAATAAACAATAAAAACATTCCGGTTTTATATGTTTCCGGTGAAGAAAGTGCCAGCCAGATTAAATTGCGTGCTGAACGTCTGGGTGTGAAGGGTGCCGATTTTTATATTTATCCGGAAACGGATATCGATGCGATTGCCCAAACGATTGAACGTTTGAAGCCAGAACTCGTGATTATCGACTCTATCCAAACGATGGTGAAAGCTGATAATGACAGCACAGCCGGCAGTGTGTCGCAAGTAAGAGAATCAACACAGGCATTGATGCGTATTGCTAAAACGAACAATATTTCCATATTTATCGTCGGTCACGTGACTAAAGAAGGAAATATTGCCGGGCCGCGTATGTTGGAACATATGGTGGATACGGTATTGTACTTCGAAGGCGACCGTCATCACACGTTTCGTATTTTACGTGCCGTTAAGAACCGTTTCGGCTCAACGAATGAAATCGGCGTTTTTGAAATGGCGCAAGGTGGCTTACGTGAAGTCTCCAACCCATCGGAAATGTTCTTGGAAGAACGATTGTCCGGGGCATCCGGATCAGCAGTTGTCGCTTCTATGGAAGGAACGCGTCCGATTCTGGCAGAGATTCAATGTTTGATTACACCAACAGCATTTGGTAATGCCCGCCGCACATCGAGTGGCTTGGACTATAACCGGGTCTCGCTAATTCTGGCGGTTCTGGAAAAACGCGCAGGTTTATTGTTGCAGAATCAAGATGCTTACTTCAAGTCGACAGGCGGGGTCCGTTTGGATGAACCGGCTATTGATTTGGCTATCGCTGTCAGTGTGGCTTCCAGCTATTACGATACCGAAACAGCCGCAAACGAGTGCTTTATCGGCGAAATCGGCTTGACCGGTGAAATTCGTCGTGTCAATCGTGTGGAGCAACGTGTTTATGAAGCTGAAAAACTAGGATTTAAACGTGTGTATGTTCCAAAGAACAGTTTATCCGGCTGGGATCATCCAAAAGGAATTGAATTAATTGGCGTTTCAACAGTTGCGGAAACTTTACATAAAGTATTCCCAAATCGTAGATAG
- a CDS encoding VOC family protein, translated as MTKLLPLTGIHHITAITSSAEKNYDFFTNVLGMRLVKKTVNQDDVQTYHLFFADDKGTAGTDMTFFDFPGIPQSRHGNNEIYRSGLRVPNDRALEYWLKRFDHFGVKHTGIFEQFGVNVINFEDYDGQQMQLISDEHDTGVAPGTAWTNGPVPTEFGIHGLGTTLIRVADFHSLKQVLEILLFFRETKTEGNLHYFEMGEGGNGASIIVEHNQLMARAQQGFGSVHHIAFRVKDREQLDLWIERMQAYQVPSSGYVDRFYFESLYAPVADGILFEFATDEPGFIDDEESYEILGETLALPPKFRNHREQIEKIVRQFDTVRSTKTFEKEYFGFDK; from the coding sequence ATGACTAAACTATTACCATTAACAGGTATTCACCATATAACTGCTATTACAAGCTCTGCTGAAAAAAACTATGACTTCTTTACAAACGTACTGGGCATGCGCCTCGTCAAAAAAACTGTGAACCAAGACGACGTTCAAACGTATCACTTATTCTTTGCCGATGATAAAGGAACGGCCGGAACAGATATGACATTCTTTGACTTCCCAGGCATTCCACAGTCCCGTCACGGAAATAATGAAATTTACCGTTCAGGCTTACGCGTTCCAAATGATCGTGCACTGGAATATTGGTTGAAACGCTTTGACCACTTTGGTGTGAAACACACAGGTATTTTCGAACAATTTGGTGTGAACGTTATTAACTTCGAAGACTACGACGGCCAGCAAATGCAATTAATTTCTGACGAGCATGATACGGGTGTTGCACCTGGAACAGCGTGGACTAACGGTCCGGTTCCAACTGAATTCGGGATTCATGGACTCGGAACGACTTTAATTCGCGTCGCTGACTTCCACTCATTGAAGCAAGTACTGGAAATTTTATTATTCTTCCGAGAAACAAAAACAGAAGGCAATCTGCATTATTTTGAAATGGGCGAAGGCGGAAACGGCGCTTCTATCATTGTGGAACACAACCAACTAATGGCACGGGCCCAACAAGGTTTCGGTTCTGTTCACCATATCGCCTTCCGTGTGAAAGACCGCGAACAGTTAGATTTGTGGATTGAACGTATGCAAGCATACCAAGTTCCTTCATCCGGTTACGTGGATCGTTTCTATTTTGAGTCACTCTACGCACCCGTTGCTGACGGCATTCTATTCGAGTTTGCTACAGATGAACCAGGTTTTATTGATGATGAAGAGTCCTACGAAATCTTAGGTGAAACATTGGCGTTACCACCAAAATTCCGTAATCACCGCGAACAGATTGAAAAAATCGTTCGTCAATTTGATACGGTACGCAGTACAAAAACATTCGAAAAAGAATACTTTGGTTTTGATAAATAA
- a CDS encoding PIN/TRAM domain-containing protein — protein sequence MKMKRTISAIFVFVGGSVGLTTMPYLWEILNLTKSPFNNVFVNLGIGALIFFLLSLVLANWVIRAFKKIENYFSKQSATFLLFGALGAIIGLVLAWLIGIPLVAWNINIISDVVPTLLSVGLAYFGFYVGTTRIDEFRKLLTPKKRPEEGQLLDRKADSSFRKYKILDTSVIIDGRIYEIAKTGFLEGVLVIPNFVLRELQYIADSSDSLKRVRGRRGLDILNSLQKEEDMQVESYDGEFEEIPEVDSKLIRLAKLIDGVIVTNDYNLNKVSEFQNVPVLNINELANAVKPVVIPGENMRVTVIKAGTERNQGVAYLDDGTMIVVEDGQYHMNQTLDVVVTSALQTAAGRMIFAKPAHSQKGIK from the coding sequence ATGAAAATGAAACGGACTATTTCAGCTATATTTGTATTCGTTGGCGGTAGCGTGGGGCTCACGACAATGCCGTATCTTTGGGAGATACTGAATTTAACGAAATCTCCTTTTAACAATGTGTTCGTCAACCTTGGTATTGGTGCACTTATATTCTTTTTATTATCTTTGGTGTTGGCGAATTGGGTTATCCGTGCTTTTAAGAAAATAGAGAATTACTTTAGTAAACAATCGGCAACGTTCTTGTTGTTTGGGGCTTTGGGGGCTATTATCGGATTAGTGTTGGCGTGGTTGATTGGTATTCCGTTAGTGGCTTGGAATATTAACATTATCAGCGACGTTGTTCCGACACTGTTATCAGTTGGTCTTGCTTATTTTGGGTTCTATGTGGGAACAACCCGCATTGACGAGTTTCGTAAGCTATTAACGCCGAAGAAACGTCCTGAAGAAGGCCAATTACTGGATCGAAAAGCGGATTCTAGCTTCCGTAAGTACAAAATTTTGGATACGAGTGTTATTATTGATGGACGTATATATGAAATTGCCAAAACGGGCTTTTTAGAAGGTGTTTTAGTTATTCCGAACTTTGTACTTCGTGAACTGCAATATATTGCAGATTCATCCGATAGCTTGAAACGGGTACGCGGACGCCGTGGTTTGGATATTTTGAACAGTCTACAAAAAGAAGAAGACATGCAAGTTGAAAGTTACGACGGTGAATTCGAAGAAATTCCTGAAGTAGACAGCAAGCTTATTCGTTTGGCGAAGCTAATCGATGGGGTAATCGTGACAAACGACTACAACTTGAACAAAGTCAGCGAGTTCCAAAATGTGCCGGTCTTAAATATTAACGAACTAGCTAATGCAGTAAAACCTGTCGTGATTCCGGGTGAAAATATGCGTGTCACAGTTATCAAAGCTGGGACAGAGCGGAACCAAGGTGTTGCATATTTAGATGACGGTACGATGATTGTGGTCGAAGACGGCCAATATCATATGAACCAAACGCTGGACGTTGTCGTAACCAGTGCACTACAAACGGCAGCCGGCCGTATGATTTTTGCGAAACCAGCGCACTCACAAAAAGGCATAAAATGA